A portion of the Misgurnus anguillicaudatus chromosome 16, ASM2758022v2, whole genome shotgun sequence genome contains these proteins:
- the mxd3 gene encoding max dimerization protein 3 translates to MKGAVAVVRVEGVMRLTRMTWRAESFSDCTSIDLTLALGGFKIALFVKMEINTCNIQVLLQAAEYLERREREAEHGYASVLPFYSQGLSDKRKKQKSKAQSPGNSRSVHNELEKHRRAQLRNCLEQLKQQVPLSSDSSRNTTLNLLRQAQRHIKKLQEQDERAELMKDRLRWEQRELRIRLEKLQGNTERMRNDSLGSAMSSERSDSEREDVEIDVESMVWTLESDGLSSSHAEVDHSYSSSDHNWL, encoded by the exons ATGAAGGGAGCGGTCGCTGTGGTGCGCGTGGAGGGCGTGATGAGACTGACGCGTATGACGTGGCGAGCTGAGTCGTTTTCTGACTGTACTTCAATAGATCTCACTCTCGCTCTTGGCGGTTTCAAAATAGCACTGTTTGTGAAAATGGAGATAAATACATGCAACATTCAAGTCCTCCTGCAAGCAGCTGAATATTTGGAGCGAAGGGAACGAG agGCTGAGCACGGTTATGCATCAGTGCTGCCATTTTACAGTCAAGGATTGTCAGataaaagaaagaaacagaAATCCAAGGCTCAATCACCCGGGAACAGCAG GTCTGTTCACAATGAACTTGAGAAACACAG GAGAGCTCAGTTGAGAAATTGTCTGGAACAGCTGAAGCAGCAGGTTCCTCTGTCATCTGATTCGTCGAGGAACACAACCCTGAACCTGCTTAGACAAGCACAGAGGCACATCAAG AAACTGCAGGAACAGGACGAGCGTGCAGAGTTAATGAAAGATCGTCTGCGCTGGGAGCAGAGAGAACTGCGCATACGGCTGGAAAAACTGCAGGGTAACACGGAGAGGATGCGCAACGACAGCCTCGGATCAGCCATGTCCTCTGAGAGGTCTGATTCAGAGAGAG AGGACGTTGAGATTGATGTGGAAAGCATGGTGTGGACTCTAGAGTCTGATGGACTGAGCTCATCTCATGCTGAGGTGGACCATAGCTATTCATCCTCTGATCATAACTGGTTATGA
- the rnf103 gene encoding E3 ubiquitin-protein ligase RNF103, translating into MWWKLFFLLLYFFMLFILARFFEAIVWYETGIFATQLVDPVTLSFKKLKTILECRGLGYSGLAEKRDVRELVENSGELMQGELYSALKNEKEQVGSDSSTTFNGEMHFYELVEDTKDGIWLVQVIAQDRNPLLSTANWGKMVQKVSQFGIRTGTFNCSSDSRYCHKRGWMKSTLIMSVPQTSASKGKVMLKEYNGRRIETEHIFKWMTAHVASRIKTIRFSQQLMDDWYQMKKQPVKMFLFAKLLQPPAFFSTLSIKFTGRIEFIFVDVRNWDNDTCLEEIGVRQMPSYVLKTPEGIYKYGNSTGEFISLNAMDTFLRSVQPEVNDLFILSLVTVNLMAWMDLFITQGATIKRFVVLISTLGTYNSLLIISWLPILGFLQLPYLDNFYEYSLKLLRYADTTTIASWVRADWTFYSSHPALFLSTYLAHGLLIDYFEKKRRCSNEDQNANNLEWLSSLWDWYTSYLVHPIASFQNFESDWDEDPNFLLERLAFPDLWLRPLVPIDYIKNLPTWKFRLAQPKVDEKNRRNHEVNPNDSQEPHDLSEILHSNDGCSAAKSEESWSGGEEQDTDWSHWPCGMLHCTECVVCLENFETDCLVMGLPCGHVFHQQCIVVWLAGGRHCCPVCRWPSYKKRPVTRLHVAEQLDPE; encoded by the exons ATGTGGTGGAAACTCTTCTTTCTGCTgctttattttttcatgttatTTATTCTGGCCCGTTTTTTTGAGGCCATCGTGTGGTATGAAACGGGCATTTTCGCCACCCAGTTGGTGGATCCAGTAACTCTGAGTTTTAAGAAACTCAAAACCATTCTGGAGTGTCGTGGACTGGGATACTCGGGCCTGGCAGAGAAGAGAGATGTGAGGGAGCTCGTGGAAAATTCGG GAGAGCTGATGCAGGGAGAGTTGTATTCTGCTCTTAAGAATGAAAAGGAGCAGGTGGGATCTGACTCCAGCACCACTTTCAATGGAGAAATGCACTTTTATGAATTAGTGGAGGACACTAAGGATGGTATCTGGTTAGTTCAG GTAATAGCTCAAGATAGAAATCCACTGTTGAGCACTGCCAACTGGGGCAAAATGGTACAGAAGGTTTCCCAGTTTGGCATTCGAACAGGCACTTTTAACTGTTCAAGTGACTCAAGATA TTGCCATAAACGGGGCTGGATGAAGTCCACTCTCATCATGTCTGTCCCACAGACCTCTGCATCCAAAGGGAAGGTCATGTTGAAGGAGTATAACGGCAGACGCATTGAgaccgagcacatttttaaatggatGACTGCGCACGTGGCATCTCGCATTAAAACCATCCGTTTCTCTCAGCAGTTAATGGATGACTGGTACCAGATGAAAAAGCAACCAGTAAAAATGTTCTTGTTTGCCAAATTGCTTCAGCCCCCAGCGTTCTTCTCAACTCTCAGCATCAAATTCACCGGTCGAATCGAGTTTATCTTCGTTGATGTGCGCAACTGGGACAATGACACCTGCTTGGAGGAGATTGGGGTGCGGCAAATGCCCTCATACGTCCTCAAAACACCAGAAGGTATCTACAAATATGGCAATAGCACTGGAGAATTCATTTCATTGAATGCCATGGACACATTTCTTCGCTCTGTGCAACCTGAAGTCAATGACTTGTTCATTTTAAGCTTGGTCACAGTCAATCTGATGGCATGGATGGACCTTTTCATCACGCAGGGAGCCACCATCAAACGATTTGTAGTTTTAATAAGCACGCTGGGGACCTACAATTCCTTACTTATCATTTCCTGGCTACCCATCCTTGGTTTTCTTCAGCTTCCATACTTGGATAACTTTTACGAGTACAGCTTGAAACTCCTGCGCTACGCAGACACCACTACTATCGCCTCGTGGGTTCGGGCCGACTGGACCTTCTACTCTTCTCATCCAGCTCTTTTTCTCAGCACTTATCTAGCCCATGGCCTTCTCATCGACTATTTTGAGAAGAAAAGAAGGTGTAGCAATGAAGACCAAAATGCAAACAACCTAGAATGGTTGTCAAGCCTCTGGGATTGGTACACTAGCTACTTGGTACATCCCATTGCTTCCTTTCAGAACTTTGAGTCAGACTGGGATGAGGATCCTAATTTCCTTTTAGAAAGGTTGGCATTTCCAGATCTCTGGCTTCGCCCACTTGTTCCAATAGACTACATCAAGAACCTACCCACCTGGAAGTTCAGACTTGCACAGCCTAAAGTGGATGAAAAGAACCGAAGGAACCATGAAGTAAACCCAAATGACAGTCAGGAACCACATGACCTCTCAGAGATTCTTCACAGTAATGATGGGTGTTCAGCTGCGAAGTCCGAAGAGTCGTGGTCTGGTGGAGAGGAACAGGACACTGATTGGTCTCATTGGCCTTGTGGCATGCTCCATTGCACCGAGTGTGTCGTATGTCTTGAGAACTTTGAAACTGATTGCCTCGTCATGGGACTACCATGTGGCCACGTTTTTCACCAGCAGTGCATCGTGGTCTGGCTGGCTGGCGGACGACACTGTTGTCCTGTGTGCCGTTGGCCGTCCTACAAGAAAAGACCTGTGACACGTCTTCACGTGGCTGAACAGCTCGACCCGGAATAG
- the prelid1a gene encoding PRELI domain containing 1a, with amino-acid sequence MVKYFSCSGFLKSSWDQVFLAFWQRYPNPYSNHVLTEDIIFREVTPDNRLISRRLLTKTSRAPRWAEKFLPAHMAQKAFIIEDSIVDPQDKTMTTLTWNITHARVMSIEERCVYSVNSENNNWTEIKREAWISSKLYGLSRAIQEFGLARFKSNVTKTMKGFEFVLATMQGETPTRTLAETATVRARETALAAKEKAKDLATQAQKKQYV; translated from the exons ATGGTGAAGTATTTCAGCTGTTCAGGCTTTCTGAAAAGCTCATGGGACCAAGTGTTTCTGGCCTTCTGGCAGCGATACCCAAACCCCTACAG TAATCATGTTTTAACTGAAGACATCATATTCCGGGAGGTCACTCCGGATAACCGGCTCATTTCCAGACGTCTCTTGACCAAAACGAGCAGAGCTCCTCGCTGGGCGGAGAAGTTTCTGCCGGCACACATGGCACAGAAGGCTTTTATTATCGAAGATTCAATAGTTGATCCTCAGGACAAAACCATGACCACGCTTACCTGGAACATCACTCACGCTCGTGTGATG AGTATTGAAGAGCGCTGTGTGTACAGCGTGAACTCCGAAAACAACAACTGGACCGAGATCAAGAGAGAGGCCTGGATATCCTCCAAGCTGTATGGTCTCTCTAGAGCTATTCAG GAATTTGGTCTTGCCCGGTTTAAGAGCAACGTTACGAAAACCATGAAAGGCTTTGAGTTTGTCCTGGCCACAATGCAAG GTGAAACACCCACAAGGACTTTGGCGGAAACGGCAACTGTAAGGGCTCGTGAAACTGCACTCGCTGCCAAAGAGAAGGCTAAAGATTTGGCCACTCAAGCTCAGAAGAAGCAGTATGTATGA
- the npy7r gene encoding neuropeptide Y receptor Y7, with translation MGQSYAANVTDDVIHGGNRATIWHEGSVGNDTINPYRPTFANDITKHLGVQVLLILAYSLIILLGLVGNSLVIYMIVLYRNMRTVTNYFIANLALADLMMDTLCLPFTLVYTLLDEWKFGEVMCHMVPFSQALSVHVSILTLTVIALERYRCIVFHLGQRLNKCTSFIIIGLIWTFAAILAGPLAIFREYRHEEIPYIGLRIAVCSEKWPNGTNRDAVIYSLSMLVLQYMVPLTIISYAYVCIWIKLKNHVSPCNRNDSIARRKKTTKMLAMVVVVFAVCWLPFHLFQLASDLDLILKFREYKLIYTLFHIVAMCSTFVNPLLYGWMNQNYRNGFLMFFRCEHKPDTIYPDGSFRTRSLRGMIVNGHNDGQPAAAV, from the coding sequence ATGGGCCAATCATACGCAGCCAATGTGACTGATGATGTGATTCATGGTGGAAACCGTGCCACCATCTGGCACGAGGGCAGTGTGGGCAACGATACCATCAATCCTTACAGGCCCACTTTTGCGAATGACATCACCAAGCACCTGGGCGTTCAAGTTTTACTTATATTAGCATATTCCCTCATAATTCTGCTGGGACTTGTGGGTAACAGCCTGGTCATTTACATGATCGTACTGTACAGAAACATGCGCACGGTCACCAACTACTTCATCGCAAACCTGGCCTTGGCAGACCTGATGATGGACACTCTGTGTTTACCATTCACACTGGTCTACACGCTGTTGGATGAATGGAAGTTTGGAGAAGTGATGTGTCATATGGTGCCTTTCAGCCAAGCTTTGAGCGTACATGTCTCCATTCTCACTTTGACAGTCATTGCTCTGGAGCGCTACAGGTGTATTGTCTTTCATCTCGGCCAACGGCTCAATAAATGCACTAGTTTCATAATTATTGGTCTGATTTGGACGTTCGCTGCCATATTGGCTGGACCATTGGCTATCTTTCGGGAGTATAGGCACGAGGAGATCCCGTACATTGGCTTGCGTATAGCGGTTTGCTCTGAGAAGTGGCCCAATGGCACCAACCGAGATGCGGTCATATACAGTCTATCAATGCTCGTCCTACAGTACATGGTACCGCTGACGATCATCAGCTATGCTTATGTGTGCATTTGGATCAAACTGAAAAACCACGTCAGCCCCTGCAACCGGAACGATAGTATCGCCCGTCGCAAGAAAACCACTAAGATGCTGGCAATGGTAGTTGTCGTCTTTGCTGTTTGCTGGCTTCCTTTCCATTTATTCCAGTTGGCGAGTGATCTGGACTTGATTCTGAAGTTCAGAGAGTATAAACTCATTTATACGTTGTTTCACATCGTGGCTATGTGCTCGACGTTTGTCAATCCGTTGCTCTACGGCTGGATGAACCAGAACTACAGGAATGGGTTCCTTATGTTCTTTCGCTGTGAACACAAACCAGACACCATTTACCCTGACGGGTCCTTCAGGACTCGATCTTTGAGAGGAATGATTGTGAACGGGCACAATGACGGACAGCCTGCAGCTGCTGTCTGA